The proteins below are encoded in one region of Styela clava chromosome 4, kaStyClav1.hap1.2, whole genome shotgun sequence:
- the LOC120326985 gene encoding uncharacterized protein LOC120326985: protein MGQERQELLVANEEHHVYEEEGYFETSHQYHNTHDHEHEKKHGIICRILTRLHLKKRDCDHQKLLSESQEHLSVPIDQELHPNKVKKQKKSKNETKKRFGSQKESKNAPFTQIRSEKAENSSANGNNSNNNMFSTNYEMLTNDLSCSHERICETDFEDANKPQQSREYYDVHLTVIQNAHEYSDDHFGECSLRRPEDDDDNDILVEKPRTESLSTGQYLKHKWHGKRVKKARKRFRSAVRVTWLSLQSGTNASQLIPSANTVATAFSPSNKR from the exons ATGGGTCAGGAAAGGCAAGAATTACTGGTAGCAAATGAAGAACATCATGTATACGAAGAGGAGGGATATTTTGAAACTTCGCACCAATACCACAATACACACGATCATGAACATGAGAAAAAACATGGAATAATTTGTCGAATTTTAACGAGATTGCATTTAAAGAAACGAGACTGCG atcATCAAAAATTGTTATCGGAATCTCAGGAGCATCTTTCGGTACCGATAGATCAGGAATTACATCCAAATAAAGTTAAGAAACAAAAGAAAAGCAAAAATGAGACGAAAAAACGATTCGGATCCCAGAAGGAGTCAAAAAATGCCCCCTTCACGCAAATCCGGTCAGAAAAAGCCGAAAATTCGTCCGCAAATGGCAACAATAGCAATAATAACATGTTCAGCACGAATTATGAAATGCTGACAAATGATTTGAGTTGCTCCCACGAGAGAATATGTGAAACAGACTTCGAAGATGCTAACAAGCCACAGCAATCAAGAGAATACTATGACGTTCATTTGACCGTAATTCAAAATGCACACGAATACAGCGATGACCATTTTGGTGAATGTTCTCTTAGAAGGCCCGAGGATGATGATGATAATGATATACTTGTCGAAAAACCAAGAACTGAAAGTCTGTCAACCGGGCAATATTTGAAACACAAGTGGCATGGAAAGCGGGTAAAAAAGGCTCGCAAG CGTTTCAGAAGTGCCGTAAGAGTTACATGGCTTTCTTTGCAATCAGGAACAAATGCAAGCCAACTGATACCAAGCGCTAACACTGTCGCTACTGCCTTTTCCCCTTCGAACAAAAGATAG
- the LOC120326117 gene encoding N-acetylneuraminate lyase-like — MKLDLQGIVPAAFTPMHQNGDLNLDVIDQYVDLLEKENISNVFILGTAGEGCSLSVEERKKVAEKWMKSAKNRIKNVIVHVGSQSLVDTKTLSEHAESIGASGIATVSSFYFKPKSVKHLSLYLAEVAKAAPNTPTLYYHMPNFTGVNFKVKEIFDEIEKIGVPNFAGVKYTGPDLCDFGRCIDCYGHKYSICYGVDEQLSAGLLMGAQSGVGSTYNYALKLYQNLYHACKQEDLKLVRELQFKAQRFISYLLSEDLDIGMGKALMIPSTGIDVGPPRLPMLPTPKKEMDKLVGELTKMGFFEWLK; from the exons ATGAAGTTAGATCTTCAAGGAATTGTTCCTGCAGCATTTACTCCAATGCATCAAAATGG ggACCTCAATTTGGATGTCATAGACCAATATGTAGATCTTCTGGAAAAGGAGAACATTTCTAATGTTTTCa TCTTAGGAACTGCTGGAGAAGGTTGTAGTTTATCAGttgaagaaagaaaaaaagttgCAGAAAAATGGATGAAATCTGCCaaaaatag aataaaaaatgtgATCGTTCATGTAGGATCTCAAAGTTTAGTTGACACAAAAACGTTG TCTGAACATGCAGAATCAATAGGAGCATCTGGTATTGCCACTGTATCAAGCTTTTACTTCAAGCCAAAAAGCGTAAAACATCTTTCTCTGTATCTGGCAGAAGTTGCCAAAGCTGCTCCGAATACTCCAACTTTATATTACCATATGCCTAACTTCACAGGAGTGAATT TCAAAGTGAAAGAGATTTTTGATGAAATAGAGAAAATTGGAGTGCCAAATTTTGCTGGTGTAAAATACACTGGACCGGATTTGTGTGATTTTGGCAGATGTATTGATTGCTATGgacataaatattcaatatgctACGGTGTGGATGAG CAACTGAGTGCAGGATTATTGATGGGAGCTCAATCTGGTGTTGGAAGTACATACAACTATGCATTGAAGTTATATCAGAATTTATATCATGCTTGTAAACAGGAAGATTTAAAATTGGTTAGAGAATTGCAATTCAAGGCACAGAGATTCATTTCCTATCTTTTATCAGAAG ATTTGGATATCGGAATGGGAAAGGCATTGATGATCCCATCAACTGGCATAGATGTAGGACCTCCAAGGTTGCCAATGCTTCCTACACCGAAGAAAGAAATGGATAAATTGGTTGGAGAGTTGACTAAGATGGGATTTTTTGAATGGCTCAAGTAG
- the LOC120325815 gene encoding N-acetylneuraminate lyase-like — MKLTLTGIVPAAFTPMQDDGELNLEMIDEYVNFLEKGKVSNVFILETSGEGCSLSLEERKKVTEKWISAAKRRIRNVIVHVGTQNLVDTKTLAKHAESIGAAGIATVSSFYFKPKTPKHLAIYLSEVAEAAPNTPMMYYHLLTITGVDFKIKEVIDEIEKIGVPNFAGVKFTSLDLCDFGRCIDCYGEKYSMCYGWDQQMSAALLMGAQSGVGSTYNYALKLYQRLYDACVRKDVKIATDEQYKSQRFISYLMTADLDIGMGKALMSRITGINVGPPRLPMLPTPKEQMDKIIGDLTNMEFFEWIK; from the exons ATGAAGCTCACCCTCACAGGAATCGTCCCTGCTGCATTCACACCAATGCAAGATGATGG GGAATTAAATCTGGAAATGATTGATGAATATGTGAATTTCTTGGAAAAGGGGAAAGTTTCAAATGTATTCA TTTTAGAAACTTCTGGCGAAGGATGTAGCTTATCATTGGAAGAACGAAAGAAAGTGACTGAAAAATGGATCAGTGCTGCAAAACGGAG GATCAGGAATGTCATTGTTCATGTTGGAACTCAGAATCTTGTTGATACTAAAACATTG GCTAAACATGCCGAATCAATAGGAGCTGCCGGTATAGCAACAGTTTCCAGTTTTTACTTCAAACCGAAAACTCCCAAACATCTTGCAATATATCTGTCAGAAGTTGCTGAAGCCGCACCAAATACGCCGATGATGTATTATCATCTGCTCACAATAACGGGAGTTGACT TTAAAATAAAAGAAGTCATTGATGAAATAGAGAAGATTGGAGTTCCAAACTTTGCCGGGGTAAAATTTACTAGTCTTGACTTGTGTGACTTTGGAAGATGCATTGACTGTTATGGAGAGAAATATTCCATGTGTTATGGCTGGGACCAG CAAATGAGCGCGGCATTGCTAATGGGAGCACAGTCTGGCGTTGGAAGTACATACAATTATGCATTGAAGTTGTATCAAAGATTATATGATGCTTGTGTACGAAAAGATGTTAAAATTGCGACAGATGAACAATACAAATCGCAGAGATTTATTTCGTATTTGATGACCGCTG ATTTAGACATAGGAATGGGAAAGGCATTGATGAGTCGAATTACTGGTATAAATGTCGGACCACCTCGTCTACCAATGCTACCAACGCCAAAAGAACAAATGGATAAAATTATCGGAGATCTAACAAATATGGAATTCTTCGAGTGGATAAAGTAG
- the LOC120327152 gene encoding N-acetylneuraminate lyase-like isoform X2, which yields MKLSIEGLIVAPCTPMLEDGSINVSPIAEYAVYLKNKQCVDNIFVCGTTGEGQNLTIEERKKVGEEWVKQGRKIFKKIIIHVGAGNLAETQDLAKHATEMKADAIAIAPPTYFKPASVQILGDYLASVAKVVPDIPVLFYHLPERTGADFAMLDLLDNVVDRIPNFAGMKFVTFNMGDFGRCQQRYGDRVTLSFGKDEALLFAALSGGTSFVGATFNYMGSLYKEMFDLFTANDIREAMKKQQDIQVISGIVGQHLRGVTERISGIKLGPSRLPIAPVDEDGVEKAMKSIKSSGLMTL from the exons ATGAAGTTATCCATCGAAGGTCTAATTGTTGCACCATGTACTCCGATGCTTGAAGATGG GTCAATCAATGTCAGTCCGATTGCTGAATATGCGGTGTATTTGAAAAACAAGCAATGCGTTGACAACATATTTG TATGTGGAACAACTGGTGAGGGTCAAAATTTAACGATTGAAGAAAGAAAGAAGGTTGGCGAAGAGTGGGTTAAACAAGGCCGAAAAAT ATTTAAGAAAATAATCATTCACGTCGGTGCTGGAAATCTCGCCGAAACTCAGGACTTG GCAAAACATGCTACAGAAATGAAAGCGGATGCAATAGCCATTGCCCCACCTACATATTTTAAGCCAGCATCGGTACAAATACTCGGAGATTACTTGGCAAGCGTAGCAAAAGTCGTTCCAGATATTCCAGTATTGTTCTACCACTTACCGGAAAGAACAGGAGCCGACT TTGCAATGCTAGACCTGTTGGACAATGTTGTAGATAGAATCCCAAATTTTGCTGGGATGAAATTTGTTACATTCAACATGGGAGACTTTGGTAGATGTCAGCAAAGATATGGAGACCGAGTGACCTTATCATTCGGAAAAGATGAG GCACTACTCTTCGCTGCATTGTCAGGCGGGACTTCATTCGTTGGAGCGACGTTTAATTACATGGGTAGTTTATACAAAGAAATGTTTGACTTGTTTACTGCAAATGATATTAGAGAGGCAATGAAGAAACAGCAAGATATTCAAGTAATTTCGGGAATAGTGG GACAACACCTAAGAGGGGTGACAGAACGCATCAGTGGAATAAAACTCGGACCCTCTCGATTACCGATTGCTCCAGTGGACGAAGACGGGGTTGAGAAAGCAATGAAGTCGATTAAAAGTTCGGGACTTATGACGTTATAA
- the LOC120327152 gene encoding N-acetylneuraminate lyase-like isoform X1, with amino-acid sequence MISRFNNEMKLSIEGLIVAPCTPMLEDGSINVSPIAEYAVYLKNKQCVDNIFVCGTTGEGQNLTIEERKKVGEEWVKQGRKIFKKIIIHVGAGNLAETQDLAKHATEMKADAIAIAPPTYFKPASVQILGDYLASVAKVVPDIPVLFYHLPERTGADFAMLDLLDNVVDRIPNFAGMKFVTFNMGDFGRCQQRYGDRVTLSFGKDEALLFAALSGGTSFVGATFNYMGSLYKEMFDLFTANDIREAMKKQQDIQVISGIVGQHLRGVTERISGIKLGPSRLPIAPVDEDGVEKAMKSIKSSGLMTL; translated from the exons GTTCAATAACGAAATGAAGTTATCCATCGAAGGTCTAATTGTTGCACCATGTACTCCGATGCTTGAAGATGG GTCAATCAATGTCAGTCCGATTGCTGAATATGCGGTGTATTTGAAAAACAAGCAATGCGTTGACAACATATTTG TATGTGGAACAACTGGTGAGGGTCAAAATTTAACGATTGAAGAAAGAAAGAAGGTTGGCGAAGAGTGGGTTAAACAAGGCCGAAAAAT ATTTAAGAAAATAATCATTCACGTCGGTGCTGGAAATCTCGCCGAAACTCAGGACTTG GCAAAACATGCTACAGAAATGAAAGCGGATGCAATAGCCATTGCCCCACCTACATATTTTAAGCCAGCATCGGTACAAATACTCGGAGATTACTTGGCAAGCGTAGCAAAAGTCGTTCCAGATATTCCAGTATTGTTCTACCACTTACCGGAAAGAACAGGAGCCGACT TTGCAATGCTAGACCTGTTGGACAATGTTGTAGATAGAATCCCAAATTTTGCTGGGATGAAATTTGTTACATTCAACATGGGAGACTTTGGTAGATGTCAGCAAAGATATGGAGACCGAGTGACCTTATCATTCGGAAAAGATGAG GCACTACTCTTCGCTGCATTGTCAGGCGGGACTTCATTCGTTGGAGCGACGTTTAATTACATGGGTAGTTTATACAAAGAAATGTTTGACTTGTTTACTGCAAATGATATTAGAGAGGCAATGAAGAAACAGCAAGATATTCAAGTAATTTCGGGAATAGTGG GACAACACCTAAGAGGGGTGACAGAACGCATCAGTGGAATAAAACTCGGACCCTCTCGATTACCGATTGCTCCAGTGGACGAAGACGGGGTTGAGAAAGCAATGAAGTCGATTAAAAGTTCGGGACTTATGACGTTATAA